In Actinomycetes bacterium, the genomic window CGCCGGTGCCGCGGCCGCGACGGCCGGGCGGCGCAGGTCGAGCGTGGGCAGCCGGTCGCGCACGCCCGCCACCAGGTCGGGCCGGACCGCGACGACGCTGCCCACCGTGAGCGCGGTGATGACCGCCTCCCCGAGCCCGATCAGGACGTGGACGCCGACCATCGCCGTGGTGACCGCGGCCAGCGACACGTCGGTGGTGCCGCCGATCGCATAGAACCCGACGAATGCCAGGGCGGACACCGGCACCGAGACGAGGGCGGCGACGAAGGCGGACGCCGTGACGGCGCGCTTGCTGTACGGCAGCGCCTTGATCAGGGCGCGGAAGACGAACCAGCCGACGACGACGGTGACCAGCGACATGTCGACGACGTTGACCCCCAGCGCGGTCAGACCGCCGTCGGCGAAGAGCAGCGACTGCACGAGCAGGACGACGGCCACGCACAGGGCCCCGGTGTAAGGGCCGACGAGGATCGCCGCCAGTGCACCGCCGAGCAGGTGCCCGGACGTCCCCGCCGCGACCGGGAAGTTCAGCATCTGCACCGCGAAGACGAAGGCGGCCACCAGCCCGGCCAACGGCGCAGTGCGGTCGTCGAGCTCGCGCCGGGCGCCGCGCAGGCAGACCGCCACTCCTGCCGCAGCCAGCACCCCTGCCCCGACCGAGACGGGCGCGTCGATGAATCCGTCGGGTACGTGCATGCCTCGATCCTGTAGCGGACTCCCCGCAATTGCAAGTTGTTTGCAATAGCGGCGGTCGTCAGGCCGCAGTGGCAAGGTTGGACAGGTCGTCGGGGAGAGGGGTTCTGCCGGTGCTGGTCCGGGTCCTGCGCGAGTACCTCGCGCCGTACCGCTCGCCCATCCGCGCCGTCGTAGTCCTGCAGCTGGTCGGGACGCTCGCGATGCTCTACCTGCCGAGCCTGAACGCCGACATCATCGACAACGGGGTCGCCAAGGCCGACACCTCCTACATCGTGCGGGTCGGCGTGGTCATGCTCGCCGTGACGCTGGTGCAAGTGGCCGCGACGGTCGCGGCCGTGTGGTTCGGCGCGCGCACCGCGCTCGGCTTCGGGCGGGACGTCCGGGCGGCGGTCTTCCAGCGCGTCGGCACCTTCTCCGCGCGGGAGGTCAACGGCTTCGGCGCGCCGTCCTTGATCACCCGCACGACCAACGACGTGCAGCAGGTGCAGATGCTCGTCCTGCTCACCTGCACCGTCATGGTGTCGGCCCCGATCATGTGCGTGGGCGGCATCTTCATGGCCCTGCGCGAGGACCTCGGCCTGTCGTGGCTGATCGTCGTCAGCGTCGCCGTGCTGGTCGCCTCCATCGGCGTCGTCGTCAGCCGGATGGTCCCGCTGTTCCGGCAGATCCAGAAGCTCATCGACGGCGTCAACCGGGTGCTGCGCGAGCAGATCGCCGGCATCCGGGTGGTTCGTGCCTTCGTGCGCGAGCCGGCCGAGCGGGAGCGCTTCGGCGCCGCCAACACCCAGCTGACCGACGTCGCGCTGCGAGCCGGGCGCCTGCTTGCGTTCATGTTCCCGGTGGTCCTGCTGGTGCTCAACGTCTCGAGCGTCGCGGTCCTGTGGTTCGGGGCCGACCGGGTCGAGAGCGGGCAGATGCAGGTGGGGTCGCTGACCGCCTTCCTCAGCTACCTGATGCAGATCCTCATGTCGATCATGCAGGCGACGTTCATGCTCGTCCTGGTGCCGCGGGCCGCCGTGTGTGCGGAGCGGATCGGAGAGGTGCTCGACACCGACTCGTCGGTCGTCCCGCCGACCACGCCGGTCACGGACGTCCGGGAGCCGGCGACCCTGGAGCTGCGC contains:
- a CDS encoding ABC transporter ATP-binding protein, with protein sequence MLVRVLREYLAPYRSPIRAVVVLQLVGTLAMLYLPSLNADIIDNGVAKADTSYIVRVGVVMLAVTLVQVAATVAAVWFGARTALGFGRDVRAAVFQRVGTFSAREVNGFGAPSLITRTTNDVQQVQMLVLLTCTVMVSAPIMCVGGIFMALREDLGLSWLIVVSVAVLVASIGVVVSRMVPLFRQIQKLIDGVNRVLREQIAGIRVVRAFVREPAERERFGAANTQLTDVALRAGRLLAFMFPVVLLVLNVSSVAVLWFGADRVESGQMQVGSLTAFLSYLMQILMSIMQATFMLVLVPRAAVCAERIGEVLDTDSSVVPPTTPVTDVREPATLELRAASFTYPGAEAPVLTDVSFRSGPGQVTAVVGGTGSGKSTLVSLLPRLIDVTGGSVLVGGVDVRELDPAVLHQVVGLVPQTSYLFTGTVAGNLRYGRPEADDEELWEALRVAQAADFVAALPESLDAPVAQGGTNFSGGQRQRLAIARALVRAPQVYLFDDSFSALDLGTDARLRAALRPLTRAATVVVVAQRVSTVVDADQIVVLDDGAVVGLGTHAELLERCPAYAEIVESQQPAGAVA